The nucleotide sequence ACTGTACCCACTTTATCTTTGTTCGGTTTACCAGAACCTGATTTGATACCTACCGCTTTTTTCAGTAATACTGCCGCTGGAGGGGTTTTGGTAACGAATGTGAAAGATTTATCTGCATATACAGTGATAACAACTGGGATTGGTAAACCTTTTTCTAAGCTCTCAGTACGAGCGTTGAATGCTTTACAGAATTCCATAATGTTAACACCTTGTTGACCTAATGCAGGACCAACTGGTGGTGATGGGTTAGCCATACCCGCTGCAACTTGCAGTTTAACGTAGGCTTGGACTTTTTTTGCCATTTTAAAGTTTCCTTTGTTGTGGGTGATAACGCTGAAAATCAGCTCCCCTGTGGTTTGTTTTACATAAAAATACGAGCCAAACGGCTCGTATGAGGGCGACATTATAATGAGTTAGCGATCGTTTTTCAAGCAGATTTTCTGTTTTGCAAAAAATTGCTAAAAATGAACCGCTTGTTACTGCTTTGATTTACTCGTTTCAATGCCTAGTGCATTTGTAGCGGCATCAAAGATCTGCGTATTGTCGATATATTTACGGCTATTTTCCTCAGCCTTATACACTCGTCCTAAATTCGGCTCTTTGCGAGCAACGCTGTGGAAAAAATCAGCCCCCACACCGTTGGCATAAACTGGCACAAGCTCACGAGTGTGGTTGTCCGTATGCCAGCGAACTAATGGTAACGCTCCAGCTCCTTGATTGATAATTGGCGAGTATGGATTAACATCAGAATCGGGCCCTGCCAGTAAGCCGTTGCCGTGATCGGTAGTTACTATTACAAGGGTTTCTTCCCAAGAACTGTTTTTCTCAACCCAATCAACCGCTGCTTCAACGGCAAGGTTAAAGTCAATCTGTTCTTCAATAATACGGGGTAGATTATTGGCGTGAGCTGCCCAGTCTACTGCTCCACCTTCTACCATTAAGAAAAAGCCATTTGGATTTTGACTCACTAAGTTCAATGCACCCTTCGTCATTGTGGGTAAGTCTGGTTGGTTATCAAGCAAGTTTCCGCTTGTTTGACCTTTACGGCTAAATTGCGTAGTGGAAGCCGTTTGAGTTGTGCCTAATACTTTGGATTTTGAGCCTAAATCAAGGCGTTTTTCGGCAAGAGCAATGAAATCATCTTTCTTTTCAATAAAGTGATAGTCTGTCTGCCCTGAAGTTAATTTTTCCCAAGTGTCTTTACCGCCAACAAAGCGGAATGCTTTGTCATCTTTAGGCTCAATAGATTTTCCATTTTCATCAAAATAAGGGTGCCCTGCTCCCATTACGACTGTCGCTAAGCCTGAATCAACAATTTCCTTACCAATTTCTGCGTAATTATTACGACTTGGGTTATGAGCTAAGAAACCCGCAGGTGTTGCGTGGCTCCATTGTACTGAACTCACAACTCCTAGCGAGCGACCGCTTTCTACTACATATTCGCCAATATGTTTTAATCGCTCATCATCATTCGACCAGTTAATTGCATTGTTATACGTTTTATAACCACTCGCTAATGCAGTTGCTGCTGCAGCACTGTCGGTTGCATCAGATCTGGCATACTCATAACCGTCAAAATAACCGTCATAATTGCCAAGACCACCTTTAAATATATTACTTGATTTTTGATTTCCCCATAATTTTGCAGAATCAAATTTTATTGTACCATCAGCAGTTTTGGTCGCTTGTTTTGAGGTATTTAGTGAATGAGTTGAGGCGAATAGTTTCACCTCAAATTTATCATAAACTTCCTTACCTAATGTGCCGTGTCGATAATAACTGGCAGCATTCCAAGTTTGCATTCCTGCACCATCACTAATCAATAAAATTACATTTTTCGCTTTTGCAGAATTTTGCGTATTTTCGACCGCTTGTTGTGCATTGGCAGATGCCATAAAGCAGAACACAGCAATAGCGGAAAAAGTCAATTGAGTTAGTTTTTTCATAAAGTCCTCTCATAGGTTGTGGTGTGTTACCGCCGCAAATTCTAATCAATATTTATGACACTTTAATGACAACAAATTATAAAAAACAAAACCCCGCATTTGCGGGGTTATCAATAAAGTTGTCTAAATTAAGACTGTTTCTCAACCTGACCAAA is from Mannheimia varigena and encodes:
- a CDS encoding alkaline phosphatase — encoded protein: MKKLTQLTFSAIAVFCFMASANAQQAVENTQNSAKAKNVILLISDGAGMQTWNAASYYRHGTLGKEVYDKFEVKLFASTHSLNTSKQATKTADGTIKFDSAKLWGNQKSSNIFKGGLGNYDGYFDGYEYARSDATDSAAAATALASGYKTYNNAINWSNDDERLKHIGEYVVESGRSLGVVSSVQWSHATPAGFLAHNPSRNNYAEIGKEIVDSGLATVVMGAGHPYFDENGKSIEPKDDKAFRFVGGKDTWEKLTSGQTDYHFIEKKDDFIALAEKRLDLGSKSKVLGTTQTASTTQFSRKGQTSGNLLDNQPDLPTMTKGALNLVSQNPNGFFLMVEGGAVDWAAHANNLPRIIEEQIDFNLAVEAAVDWVEKNSSWEETLVIVTTDHGNGLLAGPDSDVNPYSPIINQGAGALPLVRWHTDNHTRELVPVYANGVGADFFHSVARKEPNLGRVYKAEENSRKYIDNTQIFDAATNALGIETSKSKQ
- the rplK gene encoding 50S ribosomal protein L11, yielding MAKKVQAYVKLQVAAGMANPSPPVGPALGQQGVNIMEFCKAFNARTESLEKGLPIPVVITVYADKSFTFVTKTPPAAVLLKKAVGIKSGSGKPNKDKVGTVTQEQIRQIAETKAADMTGATIETKMKSIAGTARSMGLIVEE